From the genome of Solidesulfovibrio carbinolicus, one region includes:
- a CDS encoding O-linked N-acetylglucosamine transferase, SPINDLY family protein, whose product MLKDVLSPALIQSMVAGLSVPDLIRTTETFKQSGQLASVEAAYAAWVASHPQDPLLYAVLFNYSVALTDSGKIVEAQQALEQAIGLSPDFMPAYINLGRVLERQGKIGLAIVQWSAALARMAAVNPSAVSHKVTTLNQSARALEAVSQDDPAETMLRESLELDRNQSEVVQHLVALRQRQCKWPILEPGERFDAGVLVRGMSPLSAGAFTDDPLWQLALAAHYNQIDVGSPAGTMTAWPGAVREGEGPLRVGYLSSDLREHAVGYLMTEVPGLHDRSRVEVFSYYCGVDSPDAMHAHFQAASDHFRVISHLDDAAAAKLMADDGLQILVDLNGYTRDARLKLVALRPAPVIVNWLGYPGTMGSPYHHYLIADDWIVPPGHEGYFSEKVLRLPCYQPSNRFRTVADHKPSRAEAGLPEEAMVFCCFNGAHKIHRATFDRWLEILARVPESVLWLLGGEEGVSTRLSDYAAAKGVARERLVFAKKTANAAHLARYPLADLFLDTTPYGAHTTASDALWSGVPVLTVSGRSFASRVCGSLVRAAGLPELVCETTQDYVERAVAYGNDRASLAPLRERLAAGKDSCVLFDMPGLVRGLEDLYEAMWRDHEAGSLPRPDLANLDVYLEVGSAFDHEGTEVQNIADYEGWWAARLAARNALRPIPRDRRLCRDETTYW is encoded by the coding sequence ATGCTCAAAGACGTGCTGTCTCCGGCCCTGATCCAGTCCATGGTGGCGGGACTTTCCGTCCCGGACCTCATCCGCACCACGGAAACCTTCAAGCAAAGCGGCCAGCTCGCCTCGGTGGAGGCGGCCTACGCCGCCTGGGTCGCCAGCCATCCTCAGGACCCGCTGCTCTACGCTGTTTTATTCAACTATTCCGTGGCGCTCACCGACAGCGGCAAGATCGTCGAAGCCCAGCAGGCCCTGGAACAGGCCATTGGCTTAAGCCCCGACTTCATGCCGGCCTACATCAACCTCGGCCGGGTGCTGGAACGCCAGGGCAAGATCGGGCTGGCCATCGTCCAATGGTCGGCGGCGTTAGCCCGCATGGCCGCGGTCAACCCCTCGGCCGTGTCCCACAAAGTCACGACCCTTAACCAGAGCGCCCGGGCCCTGGAAGCCGTCAGCCAGGACGATCCGGCCGAGACCATGCTGCGCGAAAGCCTGGAACTCGACCGTAACCAGTCCGAGGTGGTGCAGCATCTGGTGGCCCTGCGCCAGCGCCAGTGCAAATGGCCTATCCTTGAGCCGGGCGAGCGCTTCGACGCCGGGGTGCTGGTGCGCGGCATGTCGCCGCTGTCGGCCGGGGCCTTCACCGACGACCCGCTGTGGCAACTGGCCCTGGCCGCCCACTACAACCAGATCGACGTGGGTTCGCCGGCCGGAACCATGACGGCCTGGCCCGGAGCGGTCCGGGAGGGCGAGGGCCCGCTGCGGGTGGGCTACCTGTCCTCGGACCTGCGCGAGCACGCCGTGGGCTACCTCATGACCGAGGTGCCGGGGCTTCATGACCGCTCCCGGGTCGAAGTCTTCAGCTACTACTGCGGCGTGGACTCCCCCGACGCCATGCATGCCCATTTCCAGGCCGCAAGCGACCATTTCCGGGTCATCAGCCACCTGGACGACGCGGCGGCGGCCAAGCTCATGGCCGACGACGGCCTCCAGATCCTTGTCGATTTAAATGGCTACACCCGCGACGCGCGTTTAAAGCTCGTGGCCTTGCGCCCGGCCCCGGTCATCGTCAACTGGCTGGGCTATCCCGGCACCATGGGCAGCCCCTACCACCACTACCTCATCGCCGACGACTGGATCGTGCCGCCCGGGCATGAGGGCTATTTCTCGGAAAAGGTGCTGCGCCTGCCCTGCTACCAACCAAGCAACCGCTTTCGGACCGTGGCCGACCACAAGCCCAGCCGGGCCGAGGCCGGGCTGCCCGAGGAGGCCATGGTCTTTTGCTGCTTCAACGGCGCGCACAAGATCCACCGGGCCACCTTCGACCGCTGGCTGGAAATCCTGGCCCGCGTGCCGGAGAGCGTTTTGTGGCTGCTTGGCGGCGAGGAGGGCGTGAGCACGCGTCTTTCCGACTACGCTGCGGCCAAGGGCGTCGCCCGGGAGCGGCTGGTTTTCGCCAAAAAGACCGCCAACGCCGCCCATCTGGCCCGCTATCCCCTGGCCGACCTGTTTCTGGACACCACGCCTTACGGCGCGCACACCACCGCCTCCGACGCCCTGTGGTCGGGGGTGCCGGTCCTGACCGTCAGCGGCCGGTCTTTTGCCTCGCGGGTGTGCGGCAGTCTGGTGCGCGCGGCCGGGTTGCCGGAACTGGTGTGCGAAACCACCCAGGACTATGTCGAACGGGCCGTGGCCTACGGCAACGACCGGGCAAGCCTTGCCCCGTTGCGGGAGCGGCTGGCCGCCGGCAAGGATTCCTGCGTGCTTTTCGACATGCCGGGCTTGGTGCGCGGCCTGGAAGACCTTTACGAAGCCATGTGGCGCGACCATGAAG
- a CDS encoding beta strand repeat-containing protein, which yields MSVAPISSYSAEAIAALTTTALRSLAATDFADLLETQVEALSTVQMASLTTGQAKALTIDQLVYFSAAQFSALTKTQIAVFAEDEIAALSPTQLAGLTASDIRELTTTQIASLTTTQLAALSTTQLSALSATQMAALSATQINALSVDQLGALTATQVKAISATAVGSLDETHLDALTATQVKGLTATQISSLTEEQVAGLETVQIAALSNLCVAAFTATQAASFSADQLAAFNSTQVKALSTATVAAMSPDQLASLSATQVAALTTAQIAAIDGDMTAALTATQIGAMTGTQISSLSTTAIAALNQGQLACLTTTQITALRATWLSALSGTQAASLSETQLAAMTATQIKGLSATDMAELTTTSLAALTTTQMAAMTATQIKGLTEEQLASLTTTQLAALNATGAAALSAGQVAALSSEQFAALSATAVAKLTTTVIASLAVTQLAALDATRISALTATQVKNLSADQVGSLSTSQVKALTATQMAGLTATAAAGLTTEELAALSTTQVRALSAAAVSQLSGEQMAALSAVQLAALTATQIKALTATDMAELTTTELASLSSTQLASLTATALAGLSETQLAALTTTQVKGLTAAALAGLTETQFASLAATQVAALTTTQIKGLSITAITGLTETQFAALATTQIAAMTAAQAGAVTESQLAAMTTAQLASLTATQIAGLSMTAVDALTITQIAALTTTQIKALTATAISRLTSTQMDALTATQIAVLTATQLKGLTSADAAELSAATLAALSATQVGALTATAAKGLDASQLQSLTATQIRSLSSAAVAALDETQLAALDATFLGSLSTTAVAGLTTTQIANLTTTQLSGLGTAQISALTLLQVNALSADQLGSLTITQLARFSALQMVVITTDAAAGLTSQQLASLTTTQMRGLSATALSALSAEQMAAFSATQLAALSSGQLAGLSETDVAELTATQIAGLTATQLSGLTTTALGGLSETQLAGFSASQAKGLTATQAAALSTTQLSAMTAAQVAALSAAALAALTATSLAALSETQLAALTPTQIASLTTTSLAGLSSTQIAGLTTTQLSGLTAAQLAGLDPATAAGLTPAQLAALSTAQLRRLSSTALSALSAEQMAALSDTQLASLAATQIAGLTTTDMAELTASDLAAMTTSQLAALSHDAIGSLTAEQLTALSAAQLKSLTKTSGSGLDGTQTAVMTPAQIAGLSVSAVAGLTETAVRALSVTQLAALSAAQVAALSTTALTALDATQVAALSATQIKGLTTTQLASMSSTTAAALTATQVAALTTTQLRALPAADVSALSAAQMAALSRTQLASLTAAQIAGLGADDMAELGATQLAALTAAQFAALTATALAGMTAEQIGVLTTTQVKGLSATVVGAMNQSQLAALTTTQLAAMTTTALAGLTSTGLGQLSATQLSALSASQITALTATAVAGLTTSQFAAMSAAQLAAMTATQVAGLTTGQMAALTATQLAGLTPAALAGLDGVQIGSMTTSQLAGLSTSQIAALSATAVAGLTTTQVAALAPSQIAALTATELSALSDSQIAAMTTTQMGSLTTTQLRGLSATQISDFSADQLAALSATQLAALTATGVGNLTSTQLAAMPESQIAALTATQIAALSATALAGLSATALAALSNTQLAALTATQIGALTTTQLGALTTTQWGRLTATQLRGITETQAAALTPGQLAGLTPTQVAAMTGTAVAALSTTSLASLTANQIAALDTADMAALTGSQIAALSLTQLAALGTTQIAALSVTAVAALTTTELAALAATQSAALTSTQIGALTETQTAALSTSQLAALTATQLSGMSDTQVASLSFTQLAAMSASQLAALTVAGIDGFTPTKIAALSASQLAALTADQIAGLDAEQVAALTTAQLAALTTTQLRAISATGMAALTATQLGSLTATQISSLATSQIQALTSTEIAQLSTTQLAALGTAQMASLSTSAVAGLTESQLAALTTRQMTALTATQFAALTASQLSSLTTTQMGLLTVTEIAGLTETQVAALSTSQIAALSGTQTAALSTDAVSGLTAGQLAALTTTQLRQLTAVQIGALSETQMSGLVVSQIAALTQTQIRGISANAFEAMTATQIAALADTQLTALSTTQLGKLTATFMAALNATQLGSLTVTQMAGLGTTALASLSETQLDALSTRQLAALTPTQMAGLTTTQISSLDATQLGALTATEIGGLTSSQVAALSATQMAALTTTQAKALSATAVAGLTPTQFAALSTSQFAALTATQMAGLSATQLAALPTSRVQALAATQLAALTASQIGSLAATQLAALSAAQTAALTTTQVAGLTSTQLAAMGETQLAALTTTQIAKLSTTAVPGLTATALAALSTKQMAALAATQMAALTTTQMAGLTTSQLRNLTAAQVAGLTATGVGALSTTQIGALRTTQIAALADAGVAGLTAAQIESLSGEQLAALSAGQMDALSTTALAGLSTTTLAALTTAQIASLSATGMAALTTTQIASLGTSQIAALSKTELGGMTSRQAAALTAAQIAGLTAAQVAQLSTSAVSGLTASQVAGLTLTQLAAMTATQIAALTPTAVAGLTTTELAALTTTQFSSLSATGVSGLTAAQIGSLTTDQVKLLSTTTLSGLTAAQTAALTTTQFAALSAHQISALSTLGVAGLTPTQLDGMTETQFAGLTSSQIGALTPTAIASLSADQIADLTVTQIDGLERMQLRALGSEQVKALSTSQLASLSATQMGNLAGTQLTSLTAAQLASLSSTQVGALTATQLGTMDATQIGALSANQLAGLTTTTVSRLSATTIAQLTTTELEALNATQIDAFTTTQLAGMTSEQLAAIQSALA from the coding sequence GTGAGCGTAGCCCCCATATCCTCCTATTCGGCCGAAGCCATCGCCGCCCTGACGACGACGGCGCTTCGCTCCCTTGCCGCCACGGATTTCGCCGATCTCCTGGAAACCCAGGTCGAGGCGCTCAGCACCGTCCAGATGGCCTCCCTGACCACGGGCCAGGCCAAGGCGCTGACCATCGACCAGCTCGTCTACTTCAGCGCAGCCCAGTTCTCCGCCCTGACCAAGACCCAGATCGCCGTGTTCGCGGAGGACGAAATTGCCGCCCTGTCCCCCACCCAGCTGGCCGGACTCACCGCCTCCGACATTCGCGAGCTGACCACCACCCAGATCGCCTCGTTGACCACCACCCAGCTGGCCGCCCTGTCCACCACCCAGCTGTCTGCCCTGAGCGCCACCCAGATGGCCGCGCTTTCCGCCACCCAGATCAACGCACTGAGCGTCGATCAGCTGGGCGCCCTGACCGCCACCCAGGTCAAGGCCATTTCCGCCACAGCCGTGGGCAGCCTGGATGAAACCCACCTCGACGCTCTGACCGCCACCCAGGTCAAGGGCCTGACCGCCACCCAGATCAGCAGCCTGACCGAGGAACAGGTCGCCGGCCTTGAAACCGTCCAGATCGCCGCCCTGTCCAACCTCTGCGTGGCCGCTTTCACCGCCACCCAGGCGGCTTCGTTCTCCGCGGACCAGCTGGCCGCCTTCAATTCTACCCAGGTCAAGGCCCTCTCGACCGCCACGGTCGCGGCCATGAGCCCCGACCAGCTGGCCAGCCTGAGCGCCACCCAGGTCGCCGCCCTGACCACCGCCCAGATCGCCGCCATTGACGGCGACATGACCGCCGCCCTGACTGCCACCCAGATCGGGGCCATGACCGGAACCCAGATTTCCTCGCTGAGCACCACGGCCATCGCCGCCCTGAACCAGGGCCAGCTGGCCTGCCTCACCACCACCCAGATTACGGCCCTTCGCGCCACCTGGCTCAGCGCCCTGTCCGGCACCCAGGCCGCCAGCCTGTCCGAAACCCAGCTCGCCGCCATGACCGCCACCCAGATCAAGGGACTCTCGGCCACGGACATGGCCGAACTCACCACCACCAGCCTGGCTGCCCTGACCACCACCCAGATGGCCGCCATGACCGCCACCCAGATCAAGGGACTCACCGAAGAACAGCTGGCCAGCCTCACCACCACCCAACTGGCCGCCCTCAACGCCACCGGCGCGGCCGCCCTGTCCGCCGGCCAGGTGGCCGCGCTGTCATCCGAACAATTCGCCGCCCTGTCCGCCACCGCCGTGGCCAAGCTCACTACGACGGTCATCGCCAGCCTGGCCGTCACCCAACTGGCCGCCCTCGACGCCACCCGGATTTCCGCCCTCACCGCCACCCAGGTCAAAAACCTCTCGGCCGACCAGGTCGGTTCGTTGTCCACAAGCCAGGTGAAGGCCCTGACCGCCACCCAGATGGCCGGCCTCACGGCCACGGCCGCGGCCGGGCTGACCACCGAGGAATTGGCTGCCCTGTCCACCACCCAGGTGCGGGCTCTGTCCGCCGCCGCCGTGAGCCAGCTCTCCGGCGAGCAGATGGCCGCCTTGTCAGCCGTCCAGCTGGCCGCCCTGACCGCCACCCAGATCAAGGCGCTCACGGCCACGGACATGGCCGAACTGACCACCACCGAGCTGGCCAGCCTCTCCAGCACCCAGCTGGCCTCGCTGACCGCCACCGCCCTGGCCGGGCTTTCCGAAACGCAGCTGGCCGCCCTGACCACCACCCAGGTCAAGGGACTGACCGCCGCCGCCCTGGCCGGCCTCACCGAGACCCAGTTCGCCTCCCTGGCCGCCACTCAGGTCGCGGCGCTCACCACCACCCAAATCAAAGGGCTTTCCATCACGGCCATCACCGGCCTCACCGAGACCCAGTTCGCCGCCCTGGCCACCACCCAGATCGCGGCCATGACCGCCGCCCAGGCCGGTGCCGTCACCGAGAGCCAGCTCGCGGCCATGACCACCGCCCAACTGGCCAGCCTCACCGCCACGCAAATCGCCGGGCTGTCCATGACCGCCGTCGATGCCCTGACCATCACGCAGATCGCCGCCCTGACCACCACCCAGATCAAGGCGCTCACGGCCACGGCCATAAGCCGCTTGACCTCCACCCAGATGGACGCCCTGACCGCCACCCAGATCGCCGTGCTGACCGCCACGCAGCTCAAGGGTCTGACCAGCGCCGACGCCGCCGAACTGTCCGCCGCCACCCTGGCCGCCCTGTCCGCCACCCAGGTCGGCGCGCTCACCGCCACCGCCGCCAAGGGTCTGGACGCCAGCCAGCTCCAAAGCCTTACCGCCACGCAGATCCGGTCCTTAAGCAGCGCCGCCGTGGCCGCCCTGGACGAAACCCAGCTGGCCGCCCTGGACGCGACCTTCCTCGGCTCCCTGTCCACCACCGCCGTGGCCGGACTGACCACCACCCAGATCGCCAACCTGACCACCACCCAGCTTTCCGGTTTGGGGACCGCCCAGATTTCCGCCCTGACCCTGCTTCAGGTCAACGCCCTGTCCGCCGACCAGCTCGGCAGCCTCACCATCACCCAGCTGGCCCGCTTCTCGGCCCTGCAAATGGTGGTCATCACCACCGACGCCGCCGCCGGCCTGACCAGCCAACAACTGGCCAGCCTCACCACCACCCAGATGCGCGGCTTGTCCGCCACGGCCCTCTCGGCGCTGAGCGCCGAGCAAATGGCCGCGTTTTCCGCCACCCAGCTGGCCGCCCTGTCCTCGGGCCAACTGGCCGGCCTGAGCGAGACCGACGTCGCCGAGCTGACCGCCACCCAGATCGCCGGCCTGACCGCCACCCAGCTCTCCGGCCTGACCACCACCGCCCTTGGCGGCTTGAGCGAAACCCAGCTGGCCGGGTTTTCCGCCAGCCAGGCCAAGGGACTGACCGCCACCCAGGCCGCCGCCCTGTCCACCACGCAGCTTTCCGCCATGACCGCCGCCCAGGTCGCCGCCTTAAGCGCCGCCGCCCTGGCCGCCCTGACCGCCACGAGCCTGGCCGCGCTGTCCGAAACCCAGCTGGCCGCCCTGACCCCGACCCAAATCGCGTCGCTCACCACCACCTCCCTGGCCGGGCTGTCCTCGACCCAGATCGCCGGCCTGACCACCACCCAGCTTTCGGGCCTGACCGCCGCCCAGCTGGCCGGCCTCGACCCCGCCACGGCCGCCGGCCTGACTCCGGCCCAGCTCGCCGCCCTGAGCACCGCCCAGCTGCGCCGGTTGTCCTCCACCGCCCTGTCGGCCCTGTCCGCCGAACAGATGGCCGCCCTGTCCGACACCCAGCTGGCCAGCCTGGCCGCCACGCAAATCGCCGGCCTGACCACCACCGACATGGCCGAACTGACCGCCAGCGACCTGGCCGCCATGACCACCTCGCAACTGGCCGCCCTGAGCCACGATGCCATCGGCAGCCTGACCGCCGAGCAGTTGACCGCCCTGTCCGCCGCCCAGCTCAAGAGCCTGACCAAGACGTCCGGTTCGGGCCTCGACGGCACCCAGACCGCCGTCATGACCCCGGCCCAGATCGCCGGCCTGTCCGTCTCGGCCGTGGCCGGACTCACGGAAACCGCCGTGCGGGCCTTGAGTGTGACCCAGCTGGCCGCCCTGTCCGCCGCTCAGGTCGCGGCCCTGTCCACCACGGCCCTGACCGCCCTGGACGCCACCCAGGTGGCCGCCCTGTCCGCGACCCAGATCAAGGGCCTCACCACCACCCAGCTGGCGTCCATGAGCTCCACCACGGCCGCCGCCCTGACCGCCACCCAGGTGGCCGCCCTGACCACCACCCAGTTGCGCGCCCTGCCGGCCGCCGACGTGAGCGCCCTGTCCGCCGCCCAGATGGCCGCCCTGTCCCGGACCCAGCTGGCCAGCCTGACGGCCGCCCAGATCGCCGGCCTTGGCGCCGACGACATGGCCGAACTGGGCGCGACCCAACTGGCCGCCCTGACCGCCGCCCAGTTCGCGGCCCTGACCGCCACGGCCCTGGCCGGCATGACCGCCGAGCAGATCGGCGTGCTCACCACCACCCAGGTCAAGGGGCTGTCCGCAACCGTGGTCGGCGCCATGAACCAGTCCCAACTGGCCGCCCTCACCACCACGCAACTGGCCGCCATGACCACCACGGCCCTGGCCGGCCTGACCTCCACCGGCCTTGGCCAACTCAGCGCCACCCAGCTTTCCGCCTTGTCCGCCAGCCAGATCACGGCCCTGACCGCCACGGCCGTGGCCGGCCTGACCACCAGCCAGTTCGCGGCCATGAGCGCCGCCCAGCTGGCGGCCATGACCGCCACCCAGGTCGCCGGGCTGACCACCGGGCAGATGGCCGCCCTGACCGCCACCCAGCTGGCCGGACTGACCCCCGCCGCCCTGGCCGGACTTGACGGCGTGCAGATCGGGTCCATGACCACCAGCCAGCTGGCCGGACTGTCCACCAGCCAGATCGCCGCCCTCTCCGCCACGGCCGTGGCCGGACTGACCACCACCCAGGTGGCGGCTCTGGCACCGAGCCAGATCGCGGCCCTGACCGCCACGGAACTTTCGGCTTTAAGCGACAGCCAGATCGCGGCCATGACCACCACCCAGATGGGCAGCCTCACCACCACCCAGTTGCGGGGGCTGTCGGCCACCCAGATCAGCGACTTCAGCGCCGACCAGCTGGCCGCCCTGTCCGCCACCCAGTTGGCCGCCCTGACCGCCACCGGCGTCGGCAACCTGACCTCCACCCAGCTGGCCGCCATGCCGGAAAGCCAGATCGCGGCCTTGACCGCCACCCAGATCGCGGCCCTGTCGGCCACGGCCCTGGCCGGCCTGTCCGCCACCGCCCTGGCCGCCCTGTCCAACACCCAACTCGCGGCCCTGACCGCCACCCAGATCGGCGCGCTCACCACCACCCAGCTCGGCGCGCTCACCACCACCCAGTGGGGACGGCTGACCGCCACCCAACTGCGCGGCATCACCGAAACCCAGGCCGCCGCCCTGACTCCCGGACAGCTGGCCGGCCTGACCCCGACCCAGGTCGCGGCCATGACCGGCACGGCGGTGGCGGCGCTGTCCACCACCAGCCTGGCCAGCCTGACAGCCAATCAGATTGCCGCCCTGGACACCGCCGACATGGCCGCCCTGACCGGCAGCCAGATCGCGGCGCTGAGCCTCACCCAGCTGGCCGCCCTCGGCACGACCCAGATCGCGGCCCTGTCCGTCACGGCCGTGGCCGCCCTGACCACCACGGAGCTGGCTGCCCTGGCCGCCACCCAGTCCGCCGCCCTGACCTCCACCCAGATCGGCGCGCTGACCGAAACCCAGACCGCGGCCCTGTCCACCAGCCAGTTGGCCGCCCTGACCGCCACCCAGCTCAGCGGCATGAGCGACACCCAGGTCGCCTCGCTCAGCTTCACCCAACTGGCCGCCATGTCCGCCAGCCAGTTGGCCGCCCTGACCGTGGCCGGCATTGACGGCTTCACGCCGACCAAGATCGCGGCCCTGTCCGCCAGCCAGCTGGCCGCCCTGACCGCAGACCAGATCGCCGGCCTTGACGCCGAGCAGGTCGCCGCCCTGACCACCGCCCAGCTGGCGGCGCTGACCACCACCCAGCTGCGGGCCATCAGCGCCACGGGCATGGCCGCCCTGACCGCCACCCAGCTCGGCTCGCTTACCGCCACCCAGATTTCCAGCCTGGCCACCAGCCAGATCCAGGCGCTCACCTCCACCGAGATCGCCCAGCTTTCCACCACCCAGCTGGCCGCCCTGGGCACGGCCCAGATGGCCAGCCTGTCCACCAGCGCCGTGGCCGGCCTGACCGAGTCCCAGCTGGCCGCCCTGACCACCCGTCAGATGACCGCGCTCACCGCCACCCAGTTCGCGGCCCTGACCGCCAGCCAGCTTTCCTCCCTGACCACGACCCAGATGGGGCTTTTGACGGTCACGGAAATCGCCGGATTGACCGAAACCCAGGTCGCGGCCCTGTCCACCAGCCAGATTGCCGCCCTGTCGGGCACCCAGACCGCCGCGCTGTCCACCGACGCCGTGTCCGGGCTGACCGCCGGCCAGCTGGCCGCCCTGACCACCACCCAGCTGCGCCAGCTCACCGCCGTCCAGATCGGCGCGCTGTCCGAAACACAGATGAGCGGACTGGTCGTAAGCCAGATCGCCGCCCTGACCCAGACCCAGATCCGGGGCATTTCGGCCAACGCCTTCGAAGCCATGACCGCGACCCAGATCGCCGCCCTGGCCGATACCCAGCTGACGGCCCTGAGCACCACCCAGCTTGGCAAGCTCACCGCCACCTTCATGGCCGCCCTCAACGCCACCCAGCTCGGCAGCCTGACCGTGACCCAGATGGCCGGGCTTGGGACCACCGCCCTGGCAAGCTTAAGCGAGACCCAGCTCGACGCCCTGAGCACCCGGCAACTGGCCGCCCTGACCCCCACCCAGATGGCCGGGCTGACCACCACCCAGATCAGTAGCCTCGACGCCACCCAGCTCGGCGCGCTGACCGCCACGGAAATCGGCGGCCTGACCTCCAGCCAGGTCGCGGCCCTGTCCGCCACCCAGATGGCCGCCCTGACCACCACCCAGGCCAAGGCCCTGTCCGCCACGGCCGTGGCCGGGCTGACGCCAACCCAGTTCGCGGCCCTGTCCACCAGCCAGTTCGCCGCCCTGACCGCCACGCAAATGGCCGGGCTGAGCGCCACCCAACTGGCCGCCCTGCCCACCAGCCGCGTCCAGGCGCTTGCCGCCACCCAGCTGGCCGCCCTGACCGCCAGCCAGATCGGCAGCCTGGCCGCCACCCAGCTGGCCGCCCTGTCCGCCGCCCAGACCGCCGCCCTGACCACGACGCAAGTGGCCGGGCTGACCTCCACCCAGCTGGCCGCCATGGGCGAAACCCAGCTGGCCGCCCTGACCACCACCCAAATCGCCAAGCTTTCGACCACGGCCGTCCCGGGCCTGACCGCCACCGCCCTGGCCGCCCTGTCCACCAAGCAGATGGCCGCCCTGGCCGCCACCCAGATGGCCGCCCTGACCACAACGCAAATGGCCGGACTCACCACCAGCCAGTTGCGCAACCTGACCGCTGCCCAGGTGGCCGGCCTGACCGCCACGGGCGTGGGCGCGCTGTCCACCACCCAGATCGGGGCGCTTCGCACCACCCAGATCGCCGCCCTGGCCGACGCCGGCGTGGCCGGCCTGACCGCCGCCCAGATTGAAAGCCTCTCCGGCGAGCAGCTGGCGGCGCTGTCCGCCGGCCAGATGGACGCCCTGTCCACCACCGCCCTGGCCGGCCTGTCCACCACGACCCTGGCCGCCCTGACAACCGCCCAGATCGCCAGCCTTTCGGCCACGGGCATGGCCGCCCTGACCACGACCCAAATCGCCAGCCTGGGCACAAGCCAGATCGCTGCCCTGTCCAAGACCGAACTCGGCGGCATGACCTCGCGCCAGGCCGCCGCCCTGACCGCCGCCCAGATCGCCGGGCTCACCGCCGCCCAGGTGGCCCAGCTGTCCACCTCGGCCGTGTCCGGCCTGACCGCGAGCCAGGTCGCCGGCCTGACCCTGACCCAGCTGGCGGCCATGACCGCCACCCAGATCGCTGCGCTGACGCCCACGGCCGTGGCCGGGCTGACCACCACCGAACTGGCCGCCCTGACCACCACCCAGTTCAGCAGCCTCTCGGCCACCGGCGTCTCGGGACTGACCGCCGCCCAGATCGGAAGCCTCACCACCGATCAGGTGAAGCTGCTGTCGACCACGACCTTAAGCGGACTGACCGCCGCCCAGACCGCCGCCCTGACCACAACCCAGTTCGCCGCGTTGAGCGCGCACCAGATCAGCGCCCTGTCCACCCTGGGCGTGGCCGGCCTCACCCCGACCCAGCTCGACGGCATGACCGAAACCCAATTCGCCGGCCTGACCTCCAGCCAGATCGGGGCGCTGACTCCCACGGCCATCGCCTCGCTGTCCGCGGACCAGATCGCCGATCTGACCGTGACCCAAATCGACGGACTGGAGCGGATGCAGCTGCGGGCCCTGGGCAGCGAGCAGGTGAAGGCCCTGTCCACCAGCCAGCTGGCGTCGCTTAGCGCCACCCAGATGGGCAACCTGGCCGGCACGCAGCTGACCAGCCTGACCGCCGCCCAGCTGGCGTCGCTCTCCTCGACCCAGGTCGGGGCGCTCACCGCCACCCAGCTCGGAACCATGGACGCCACCCAGATCGGTGCGCTTTCGGCCAACCAGCTGGCGGGTCTGACCACCACCACGGTGTCCAGGCTGTCCGCCACCACCATCGCCCAGTTGACGACCACCGAACTGGAAGCCTTAAACGCCACCCAAATCGATGCGTTTACAACGACCCAGCTGGCCGGTATGACATCGGAACAGCTGGCCGCCATACAAAGCGCCCTGGCCTAA